Sequence from the Clostridium butyricum genome:
ACATTTTCTTCTTGATGCAATTCCGCACGATGCCATAAATTTTTGTAATCTTTCTTCCATTGTTTTCTCCTTATACTTTCCTTTTTTTATTATTTATTTAATACCTATATATTTATTCTAATTTCATTATATTACTATATTTTATTTTATCAATTATTCATGAAAAAAAGTGCCTCTGATTAATAAAAAATCAATCAGAGGTGTCTTCATAATCATATAAGCCATAAAATTTTAGTGATTCTTTCTCCATATTGAAGGACTGAACATAATTAACATTGGATATATTTCAAGCCTTCCTGCAAGCATACAGAAAGAAAGTACTAATTTACTAAGTGGTGAAAAAGCTGCAAAATTCCCTGCTGGCCCTACAACTTCAAGACCTGGACCTATATTACTCATAGTTGTTATTACTGATGTTACAGTTGTAACAACATCAAAATTGTCAAAAGATATTATAAAAATAGCTATAAGACTTATTATTATGTACGCACCAATAAATAAAAACACTCCATGTATTATGTCTTCATCTACAGTTTTTCCATCTATTTTTACACTGTTTACTCTCTTTGGATGTATTATCTTATTAATCTCTCTTTTAATAGCTTTAAGCATTATTACAATTCTTACAGTCTTAATTCCGCCTCCAGTTGATCCTGCCATAGCTCCCACAAACATAAGCATTACTATTATCAGCTTACTTAAAGTAGGCCAGAAATTAAAATCTACTGTAGCAAATCCAGTAGATGTTACTATTGATGAGACTTGAAAAGCAGACTGCCTTATTGAAAGTATAATATCTCCACCATTTAAACTTATTATATTTACAGTTATTAATATAAATGCACTTACAATAATTAATAAATAATACCTTAATTCCTCATTCTTAAAAAATCCTTTAAAATTACCTTTTAAAATCTGAAAATATAATGCAAAATTAATACCAAATATAAGCATAAATATTGTTATTATCCATTCTATTGCAGGACTATTAAATGCAGCAATACTTGCATTCATATTTGAAAATCCACCGGTACCTGCTGTTCCCATTGCATGTATAACAGCATCATACAAATTCATCCCTGCACACATAAGAAGAATTCCTTCAATTAAAGTTAGTGCAAAATATATTAAATATAATATCTTTGCTGTTTCTTTTATTTTAGGAACTATTTTACCTGGTGATGGTCCTGGACTTTCAGCTTTAAGAAGATGGATTGAATTACTTCCAAGAGATGGAATAAGCGCAAGCATAAAAATAAGAAATCCCATTCCTCCTATCCAGTGAGTAAAACTTCTCCAGAACAATATACCTTTTGGAATACCCTCTATAGCTGTTAATATTGTTGCTCCAGTTGTTGTAAAACCTGAAACTGTTTCAAAAAATGCATCTATAAAACTAGGTATTGCACCACTTATCACAAATGGAAGTGCACCAATAGCAGATATTATTATCCATGCAAATCCAACAATAAGAAATCCTTCTTTTGCATAAATAGCTTTCTTTTCTGCTTTGATATTACTTAATATGAAACCTATTGGTGCTCCTATAAGAATAGTTAACAAAAATGATTTTGCATCACCTTCACCATAATATAAAGCTATTAATAATGGTACAAATAAAAGTGCAACCATATATTTGACTACATTGCCAAGAATACTCAGTACTGCTTTATAATTCATTATTCTTGCCTCCTCCGACAAATATACCGCTAAGGCTTAAAAGATTTGTATCTTTTGTTACAACAACAACTCTATCTCCTGGTTTTAAAATATCATCTCCACTAGGTATGATTGTTTTATTTTCACGTACAATTGTTGCAATTAAGCTATCATACTTAAAGTTAAGATTTTTAATTTTTATATTTATGTATTGTGCATTTTCTTTTACAATAAACTCTATCGCTTCTGCTTTTTCATTACATATTTTATATACATTTTCGATTGGACATTTCTTTCTATTTTTAAGAGTTCTAACATACTTGATTATTTTATTTGCAGTAACTGATTTAGGATTAATTGTTGAATTAATTCCTATTGTCTTTGCAATTTCATTATAATTATCTCTTGTTACTTTAGTAATTATATTTTTAACACCATTTTTAGCCGCAAATAAAGAAGCTATAAGATTATCTTCATCTCTTCCTGTTAAAGTAATGAAACTGTCTGCTTCTTCTAGACTTTCAGATAAAAGAAGCTCCTGATCAAGGCCATCTCCATTTATTATTACTGAATTAGGAATCAGTTCAGCAAGTTCTTCACATTTATTAAAATCATTTTCTATTAATTTGCAATGTACACCTGCTTCACTAACAATCTTAGTAAGATAGTATCCAATTCTACCTCCACCGATTATCATAGAACTTCTAACTTTTCTTCTATACTTTCCGAATTTCTTGAAAATTTCCTGTATATCTTTATGTTCTCCAATAACATATACATGATCATCCTTTTCAAAGATATAATCTCCTTTAGGAACAATCATTTCACCATTTCTTTCGATTCCACAAAAAAGTACATTACCTCTTAGATAACCAAGTTCTGAAATTTTCTTATTTTCAAGTCCAGTATCTTCAGTTATATCAAAACCCACCATATTTACTCTGCCATTAGCAAAATTATCAATGCTACATACAGATGGATATTTTATTAATTTTGATATTTCTCCTGCTGCTGCTTTTTCAGGGTTTATTACAAGATCAATACCTACAGCTTCTGTAAGAAGTGTAATATCCTCATCATATCCAGGATTTCTAACTCTTGCAACAGTATGCTTTGCACCAAGTTTTTTCCCTGCTAGTGAACAAAGCATATTAAGTTCATCACTATTTGTTACAGAAATTAAAAGATCAGCTTCTTCTATTCCAGCTTCATTAAGCACCTTCAAACTTGTACAATTACCTTTTACGCACATTACATCTAAATTATTATTTATTCGCTCTAAAGCAGTCATTTTATTATCTATAATAGTTACATTATCATTTCCTGTAGAAAGATTTTTCGCTATTGCATAACCTACTTTACCTGCACCAACTATAATAATATTCATCATGTTTTCTCCTCGTGTTTTAACCTTAACTTAAATTTCAAATACAATTATACATTAAGTACTCCATTAACTCAAAGATATTATTTACTTTTTCAACTTTATTTTACGTATTTTTTTAAAATATAATCATTTTTTTAATTTAACATCTATAAATTAAATGAAGAAATTCATAATATAATGGTTTTAGTCTTCAAATTTACTTTCTATATACTTTAAGTAGAACTTATACAACCTAATGCATAGTATATAAAAAGTAATATTTTTAGGGTATGAAATGAGATACATCTTAGATATAAAAGAATGTGAATTTTTAGGCAAAGGCCATGAAGGTTCTGTTTATTTAACTCCTGAAGGCTATGCGCTTAAAATCTTCCTCAAAAAGAAAAAAGCTAAAGAAGAAGTATCAATATTAGAGCTGGTTAAAACAAGTAAATTTTTTCCTAAAGTAATTTTTATCGCTGGCAATATGATTCTTAGAGAATATGTTGATGGCGTTACATTATTTGAACATTTGAAAAAAAATGGTATTTCTTACAAACTTTCTTGTGAAATAATCGATCTTATAGAAGATTTTAAGAAAATGAAATTCAAAAGATTAAATATCAGAAATGCACATATTTTCGTAGATAAAAATGAAAATATAAAAGTGATTGACCCAAGAAAAATCTTTACTAAAAATACACCTTATCCCAAAGACATTATAAAAATCCTTGTTAATTTAAATATATTTGATGATTTTTTAAAAAATGTTGCTCAGTATAGATCTGATCTTCTTCAATATTATGTAGATGCATACAATTACTATGTATATATGTCTAAAAAAAGCATGCACATTGATATGCATGCTGAAATATGCTAGTACTTTAAACAGAGCTGTTCTTTTAGAACTGCTCTGTTTAAAATTATATATATAACTTATTTAAAAATTCAATTCCTGCTGCGGTCTTAAAATATTTATCTTTTATTACT
This genomic interval carries:
- a CDS encoding TrkH family potassium uptake protein, which encodes MNYKAVLSILGNVVKYMVALLFVPLLIALYYGEGDAKSFLLTILIGAPIGFILSNIKAEKKAIYAKEGFLIVGFAWIIISAIGALPFVISGAIPSFIDAFFETVSGFTTTGATILTAIEGIPKGILFWRSFTHWIGGMGFLIFMLALIPSLGSNSIHLLKAESPGPSPGKIVPKIKETAKILYLIYFALTLIEGILLMCAGMNLYDAVIHAMGTAGTGGFSNMNASIAAFNSPAIEWIITIFMLIFGINFALYFQILKGNFKGFFKNEELRYYLLIIVSAFILITVNIISLNGGDIILSIRQSAFQVSSIVTSTGFATVDFNFWPTLSKLIIVMLMFVGAMAGSTGGGIKTVRIVIMLKAIKREINKIIHPKRVNSVKIDGKTVDEDIIHGVFLFIGAYIIISLIAIFIISFDNFDVVTTVTSVITTMSNIGPGLEVVGPAGNFAAFSPLSKLVLSFCMLAGRLEIYPMLIMFSPSIWRKNH
- the trkA gene encoding Trk system potassium transporter TrkA — its product is MMNIIIVGAGKVGYAIAKNLSTGNDNVTIIDNKMTALERINNNLDVMCVKGNCTSLKVLNEAGIEEADLLISVTNSDELNMLCSLAGKKLGAKHTVARVRNPGYDEDITLLTEAVGIDLVINPEKAAAGEISKLIKYPSVCSIDNFANGRVNMVGFDITEDTGLENKKISELGYLRGNVLFCGIERNGEMIVPKGDYIFEKDDHVYVIGEHKDIQEIFKKFGKYRRKVRSSMIIGGGRIGYYLTKIVSEAGVHCKLIENDFNKCEELAELIPNSVIINGDGLDQELLLSESLEEADSFITLTGRDEDNLIASLFAAKNGVKNIITKVTRDNYNEIAKTIGINSTINPKSVTANKIIKYVRTLKNRKKCPIENVYKICNEKAEAIEFIVKENAQYINIKIKNLNFKYDSLIATIVRENKTIIPSGDDILKPGDRVVVVTKDTNLLSLSGIFVGGGKNNEL
- a CDS encoding serine/threonine protein kinase; its protein translation is MRYILDIKECEFLGKGHEGSVYLTPEGYALKIFLKKKKAKEEVSILELVKTSKFFPKVIFIAGNMILREYVDGVTLFEHLKKNGISYKLSCEIIDLIEDFKKMKFKRLNIRNAHIFVDKNENIKVIDPRKIFTKNTPYPKDIIKILVNLNIFDDFLKNVAQYRSDLLQYYVDAYNYYVYMSKKSMHIDMHAEIC